ATGCGAGATTCCGGCATCGGATGCAAGCGAAGAAAGGTTGAGTATCTGTCCGCATCTTCCAGCGCATAATTGAATAAATCTATAAAATGTTTCTATATCTATAATATTTGTAATTTCCCTTACGTCTCTTTCCACATAAGTTCTGTAATAAGCAGACAGCCAATCCTTAGGCTCTAAATCTTTGTCGTATATCGGCGGATAAAAACCTTTAAAGAGATATTCTTCTAATTTTAGAGGCGGTTTGTCATACTTACTTATGCCCGATTTGTCTAATTTATCTGATTTATCTGCTTTGCCGGATTTGCCTGCTTTATCTGCTTTGCCGGAAATATTTTCAACGCCCTCTATTTCTGTTATGTCGCTTATGTCCGTCAAATTAAAAATATTTATAGGCTTTTTTCCCAATATTTCGTTAAGGCTAAACGGCAGCAAATTAACTATTGCGGTTCTTCCGGCAAGCGTTTGAGTTATATTTTTCATCAGGTAAAACTGATTAGAACCCGTTAAAATAAATTTACAGGATATATTTTCTTTGCCCGATATATTTTCGTTGTCTATAATTCCTTGGATATATGACAATAAAACGGGAACTCTTTGAATTTCATCCAGTATAACTCCCGAAGAAAATCTTTTTAAAAAACCTTTAGGATCGGAAATAGCAAACTCTCTTTCGTCCGGATCTTCCAAGCTTATATATGAATAATCATAATCCTTAAAAATATCTTTTACGAGCGTAGTCTTTCCCGATTGACGCGGTCCCGTAATAGTAACGGAAGGGAATTTTTTTGACAGATTAATGATTTTTTCGGACAACTCTCTTTTTATCATAATGAATGAATAATGCTTATGCTGTAAGACTGTTATACTATAATGCATTATCATTATAATATAATTAATTTTTCTAAATCTTAAATTTACATTCATCTTAACACAAAGTAAATTTATATGTCAAATTGAAAATAGCATTTTCAATCAGCAAATTTAAAGATAAATTTTAGGATTCGCTTGCGGAGGGAAGACGCAGGCAAACTCTACGAAAATTATATTTTTAACGTCTTGGATAATACCGCCGATATATTAACGTCTAATTATTTTTACCGCACTACGTCTCAGACCGAAATAGATTTTATACGAGAGAATGAAGAAGGTCTATGAATTGCATTAATGCGGCATTGACTAATGGTCGAATATGATGTATAATTTATACATCATAAAGTATAATATTTAAATTAAAAGGTGGAGATTATGCATAGAACCCAGATATACATCGAGGAGGAAATTTTTCAAAAGGCGAGGAAAGAATCGGAGATTTTAGGAGTATCTATTTCGGAATTTATTCGAATGTCTATAAAGAAAAATATCCAAAAAAATTCGACAAATAATATAAACGTTTTTTTTGACAATTTAAAACCCCTAGAAAGTTTTAAAGATATTAATCCCAAAAAATATGTCGATAATATCAGATCCAAGAGCAGGATTTTAACGAATAATGAATAACTTTGCCGATAACATAAATAAAATATTTTTAGATACAGATATAGCGATTTTTTTACTTAAAAAAGAAACTAAATTTGTAAAACCGTTTTTAAATCTATACGGCAATGGAACAAGGTTTTTTTATAACCCTATAGTTAAGGCTGAAATATATGCAGGCGCTTTTAAAAGCGAATACGACACAATCGAACGATTCTTTAATTTTTTAGAATGCGTTGATATAAACGATGAGATTGGGGAAAAAGCGGGATTATATGCCAATGAATTTAAAAAATCTTATAACGGTATATCGCTTGAAGATTTTATAATTGCCGCAACCGTAAAAACACATGGACTTAAACTCTGGACAAATAACATTAAACATTATCCAATGAAAAATATAGAATTTATTTAAGAAAACCGGTGGGGAAAAGAACCTCTTTTGTCGGCAATTATAAGAAGATTATTAATTTTTGGAACATCTATGGCAACATTTTTTACATAGAATGCAAGGTATAATTTTTTATAATTTTTTAGTTGCCCATTTTTATTTTTAGTGATAAAATCGATAAAAATCATTAGACACGTTGCTTTACTGATTCAATCATTCAACTCAATTGTAGGTAATTTAACAATTGAAATTTACTTGGCATAACCTTATAAATTAATTAATAATCAACAAAATAATGAATAACCTTTATAACGTTTATAATGCTAATATCAATGACGACATTGAAATAGCAAAACTAATAAGCGTATTTAAGGAATGCAACGAAAATATAGTTTATTTATCGCTAATCGTAAACAAATTAAAGGCTTTCATGCCTTTAACCGTTGAAAATTACGACGATCTTACGGCGATTGATTTAGTTTTTATAGACGGCTTTATTTCTAAATTTATAAAACTACAGGATGTTATTGAGGAAAAACTGTTTAGGCTGATTTTAATTAATTTAAAAGAAAATGATTTTAATTCTACAAACGCACCTTTCACAAATGTTTTAAACAAGCTGGAAAAATATCGGATTATCGATAGCGCTGAAGAATGGCTGAATTTGAGAAACATTAGAAACTCTTTTGCGCAAGAATATAAGGCAGACTTATTGAAGCGAATCGATGCATTAAATAAATGTTTTAATAATTTGTATAATCTTTACGATATATACGTTAAAATAAAAAAATATGCGGAAAATAAATTATCGACATTGAAAAATATCGATATTTCCTGCATATAAAACCCCTGAATTAGATTAAAATTACGCATTATTTTATTTAAAATTCGCTATATTATTTAATTTCTGAACAGACCGTTTGAGACCGTTTAAAAAGTAGTGCTATTCGGTTCTCTCGCAAAAAATAAAATGACTAAAAACTCCGATATAGACATCGCGGCATGGAACATACCGAACGATTTATTTTACAAAGCCGCCGCTTTTGCGACAGGCTATAGCAATAAATGGAATGTTGATTTAGTCGACTTTGACGATTGCAAGGAATCTTTAAAAAAAGCTATTCTTGCCGAAGGTATAATATTATTTAAGGTATAATATTATTGATAATAAATAAATCTGACCCTTTTTTCTTTTTTTCTTATCAATATACATCGTCATGGGTTCCGACATCCACTGGAATAATAGAATCGTCTTTAATTAAAAACTCAACGGTTATCCTATATTGTATGTTTATAGATACGGAGTAAAGGCCATTCAAGCCACCTTCCAATTTGTGCAGCCTGAGCGAATTATGAAAAGGGTTTAATCCAAGCAATTCTAAAGTTTTAACATATTGATTGAATATATCGGGATGCTTCTTTAAAAAACGTTTTTCTTTCTTAGTATAGCTTTGGGTAAAAATTATATCATAAGCCATTGCGAAGTTTTTTTAAATGATTTTTTACGCTTTCTTTAATAAACCTTCCGTTTTCTATATCTTTTTTCGTATCCTCTATTGCCCTGCTAAGTTCGCATTCCCTAAGATACTGATAGTAATCAAAATCGATAACTACGAATTTACGTTTGCCTCTTACCGTTATAACGGTTTCATTGTCCAAAATCGAAGCCCCTTTTGTTTTTAATTCGTTTGCCGTTATACTTAGCATATATGCCTCCTGCTTTTTCAACAATAATTAAATAATAGATATTTATTAAGATAAGTTTTATTATAGCACTGCTTATAATACTTTTCAATAAAAGTTGACAACATAAAAGTTGACAACCCTAAACCCGATTTAGAAATTTAATATTCCTTTTTTTAAAGCCTAAATTTTTATTTTTAATGTTAGGGTCAGAAAAAAGAGAAGAAAAAAGGGGTCAGATTTATTTATTATTCTACGAGCATCTCTCTAATTGAAGTTTTGACGGACAGTATTACATCTTCGCTTATTCTTCCGAGTTTTTTAACTAACCGCTGTTTATCTATTGTTCTTATCTGGTCAAGGACTATCCAAACCGTTTTGCCTTCAAAGGATAGCTTGATCCTGGTCGGATAATCATGCGATTTTGTAGTCATTGGGGTTATAATAACCGTCCTGATATTATCGTTCATTTCGTTTGGCGAAATTACAAGACAGGGTCTCGTCTTTTTCATTTCATGTCCGATAGTCGGGTCGAGATTTACGAGACACACGTCATACTGGCTTATTTCCATTCCCAATTCTCTTCCCCGTCAAGATCTAATGCGTCGTCAATAATCAATGCGTCGTCGTTTCGTCTGCGCATTAGCTTAAAAGCATTATCCCATCCGTCTCTGGGCTTATTTTTGGCAGGTTTTAAAATTATTTCATTGTCTTTGACCTCAAGATCCAACTCTTTTTCTATATTGCACTGTTTAAGGATTGCCGACGGTATTCTTATGCCTTTTGAATTGCCGATAGTTATAATATTTAATTTCATAAATGTAATTATAAAGTAATTACGGTAAAAAGTCAATATAATTTTTTAAAACTGAACAGATAGGCATGAATATACTTATCGTTCATAAGTTATTAATTAACTTTTTTATCCTGGTAAATATGTTCGTACCTATCTACCAAAAATTTTATTTTCTCATTTTACATAAGTTAAAAATTACACCTGCGTAAAATGTTAAAAATAAAGGGGTTAGATTTATTTCGCTCCGACTGGCATAAAAGCTTCGCTTTTATAAACGCCCGCCTCCGTATTCTACTCCCGACTGAATAATAAATAAATCTGACCCCTTTTTTCTCTTTTTGCTAAAAATTTTACTTTATTTTAGACCCTTTTTTTATTTTTAATAGACATTTTAGGTAAACGGAATAAATTTGCCATAAATCTTAAAAATATGTATAATCTTATTTAAAATAATTCGCGCCGTATGCGCCGCATAAGATATACGCACAATATATGAATATTCTTCACGTCATATCGTCTAGGGGCTGGGGAGGAGCGGAAAATTCAGCCGTCTATCTTGCCAAAACCCAGATAGAAAAAGGAAATTCCGCTTTCTTTTTCATTCATTCCTTTAACGACAAACTTATAAATATCTTAAAAACTAACGGCGTTAATTTTTATTCGGCATTTAATCCGGAAAGAAAAAATATATACGCATTAAATAAAATTATAAAAATATGCCGTGAAAATAAAATAGATATTATACATACGCATCTCGGCACTGGAAGTTATCTTGGGGTTCTAGCCGGAAACTTTCTTAAAATTCCGGTAGTCAGCACTATAAATATATTCAGCGGTTATCATTATTACGCGCTTGCGGATGCGTTATGCTTCGACAGCAATGCCGTGAAAGACTATCATATGAAATACTTCTCGACGCCCGAATATTTAGAATACAAGCCTAATTTAATAGAATCTGCCGTCAACAAAATTTTTAAGCTTTCTTACAAAACCGTTAATAATTTAGAGGAATTAAAAAATAAATCCCATGTAGTATACGAAAGAATAGACGAATCGCATTTCATTAATTATAAAGACAGATTAAACGAATTCGATAATTATTTTAATATAGGCATGACGGGAAGGATAGACGAACAGAAAGGACAGATTTATTTTATAGAAGCGGCGGAACTTTTAATTAAAGAATACCGTAACAATTCAAACGTTAAATCAAAAGTGAAGCCGCTTATGTTTCATATAGTAGGAAGCGGCAAAACCGAAAACAATTTAAAACGGATAACCAAAAATAAAGGGATAGCAGAAAATTTCAGATTTTGGGGTTACCAAAAAGACGTGAGAAAATTCGTCAATACTTTCGACGTATGCGTTTCCTGTTCGTTAAACGAACCTTTCGGCATTAATAACCTGGAATATATGTTTATGAAAAAACCCTGCATAGCTGCCTCTTCCGGCGGAATTCCGGAAGTTTTCGGCGACACCAATATCCTTATTACCCCAAAAGACCCCTTTAAACTCAAAGAAGCTATTAAAATTTATATAGAAAACGAAAATTATAAAAACGAACAAGCATCTAAAGGTTTTGAAAGAGCCAAAAAAGTTTTTTCTTCCGATATTTCCTATAAAAAAATCATGGACGTTTACGGCGAGGTTTTGGATAATCAAAAATCAAAATTTGCATACAGGTAAATATGTTCGCACCTATATAACATCTATTAATTTTATTCTTTTTCGCTTTATTTTCTTTATGCATTAAATTATAATATTTCATACAAAATCAATAATAAATAATTGCTTATCAATTGTTTATTGCTGCGTAAAATGAAATCTATAAAATCAATCAATAAATAAATAAATAATAATAATAATAATAATAAAAATAATAAAACATTATACATGAAGCTATCTGTCATTATACCTTGCTACAACGAAGTTAAGACTATTGAAGAAATTATAACGGCCGTCAAAAACTCCCCTTACGAAAATAAAGAAATAGTAATTGTAGACGACTGCTCTACAGACGGAACGAGGGAACTGCTTAAAAACGGACTTGAAAAACAGGTCGACAAGGTAATTTACCATGAAGTAAATTCCGGCAAGGGAGCGGCGATCAGGACTGGAATAGCCGAAGGCGATATGGTAATAATTCAGGACGCAGATCTTGAATACGACCCCAAGGAATATCCAAGCTTAGTCGAGCCCATACTTAAGGGCAAGGCCGACGTAGTTTTCGGTTCTCGCTTTATAACGACGGAAACCCGCAGGATACTTTATTTCTGGCACAGAGTCGGCAACGGCATCCTGACCCTGCTTTCCAATATATTTACCAACTTAAACCTGTCGGATATGGAAACCTGCTATAAGGTTTTTAAAAGCGATATAATAAAGAACATAAAAATCGAAGAAAACCGCTTCGGCTTCGAACCTGAAATAACCGCTAAAATTGCTAAAATAAAAGGCGTACGCATTTACGAAGTCGGTATATCCTATTACGGCAGAACGTACGACGAAGGCAAAAAAATCGGTTTAAAAGACGGTTTCAGGGCGCTATACTGCATAATAAAATATAACGTTTTCAGGAAATAATTTATAGAAACAAATTTATATAAGAAAATCTACCGTTACAATTTCCTCTTTTTCTAAAAATATGAAACTATCAGGATTTACATATATAAGAAACGGTTCGTCACTGCACTACCCGTTCATAGAATCTATTAAATCTTTGCTGCCTATAGTCGATGAATATGTAGTTTTGGTTTGCGACTCCACTGACGACACAAAAGAACTTATAGAAAATATTAGCGACCCTAAGATAAAAATATACGACTCCGATTGGAACGATGCAGAAAAACTGAAAGGTGAAATACATTCCCATAAAACCAATGAGAGTCTTAAACATATCACCGGAGATTTCGGATTTTATCTTCAGGGAGACGAACTGATTCACGAAAAAGATTACGACGGTATATTAAAATTCCTTGAAGAAAATAAGGACGACGCATCTATAAAAGGTTTTGTTTTTAATTATATGCATTTCTTCGGCGGTTTTTTCAGCTATCCCAAAAAAGAATATATGGAAAAAATATTTTATTACGACAAAGAAACGAGGATCATAAGAAACGATAAAACCGTGCTTTCTTCCGGAGACGCAACCGGTTTTGCGGAAATAAGCGGAAAAGCCGTTTCGTTAGAAAACGGCAACGCTTTAAAGATGCCTGAAGATATAAAAATATATCACTACGGAAAGGCTTTAAAACCAGAATATAATTATAAAAAAGAACTTAATACCTTAAATATTAACGAATCCAAATTAACAAGAAAACTTAAAACATGGGCTTTTAATTTCAGCCCTAAAGTTGACAAATATATTTTTAACGATTTCAATTTCCTTGAATTCGTCGACAAGGAAAATCTGCAATTCCATCCAGAACCTATAAGATATCTTGCCGCTCAACAGGACTGGGATGTAAAAGATTTCATAAATTATAAAAGAAAACCGAATGCAATAAGAAGATTTTTTAAAATTACCGTTTACAGGATAATAAACGAAATATATAGCGGAATAAAAAAAATAAAATGAAAATTTTTTTTGACGCGCGGCTCATAAATTATGCAGGACTAGGAAGATACGAAAGGGAACTTATAGCCGAGCTTTTAAAATTAAATCCGGATATCACGTTTTATGTTATAGGAGAAAAAGACAAAATAACGTCTTATATAAACGATTTCAAACTTAATCCTAAAAACTTCGTCGTTATAGACTTAAAAATTAAAAAATATACCTTTAGCGAGCAGTTTAAACTTATCAATATAATACGCAATATGGAATTAGAAAAAAAAGTTGATATTTTTCTTTTTCCTCATTTCAACGTACCATTTTTATATATTCCAAAAAATTCGGCGGTTATAGTCCACGATTTGACATTTTTTCACTTTCCTCGATATTTTGGACGCATAAAAACAATGCTGGCTAAATTAGTTCTTAAAAACGTTCTGATTAAGGCAAAAAAAATCATTACGGTTTCAAATTTTGTCAAAAATGATATTATAAATATGTTCGGTTCTGAATCAGGTAAGCATAAAAATTCAAAACTTGACAAAAATATATTGCAGGATAAAATAACCGTCGTATATTCGGGATATTCGCCTAAATTTAAACCTGCTTCCGAAAATAAAATCAAGGAATTTAAAATAAAAAATAATCTCGACCTTTTTATACTTTATTGCGGCAATCGTAAAAAACATAAGAACATTATAAACCTAATTAAAGCATTCCGTGAAGTAAAAAAAGAATTTGCGGATTTGAAACTTATTTTAATAGGAAAAAGATTTGAAAAACCGAATAAGCAAGATTTTATCGACGAATTCATAAATAAAAACGGCGTTAAAGACGTAATATCGGTAGAATATGCAAGCGACGACGATTTAAATCTTTATTACTCGGCTTCAAGCGCTTTCGTTTTTATATCGCTTAGCGAAGGGTTCGGATTTGCGCCACTTGAAGCTTTGGCGTCAGGCACAAAATTAATCCTCGCCGACAACAGCGCATTACCGGAAA
This DNA window, taken from Candidatus Acidulodesulfobacterium acidiphilum, encodes the following:
- a CDS encoding type II toxin-antitoxin system VapC family toxin, which gives rise to MNNFADNINKIFLDTDIAIFLLKKETKFVKPFLNLYGNGTRFFYNPIVKAEIYAGAFKSEYDTIERFFNFLECVDINDEIGEKAGLYANEFKKSYNGISLEDFIIAATVKTHGLKLWTNNIKHYPMKNIEFI
- a CDS encoding plasmid stabilization protein; protein product: MAYDIIFTQSYTKKEKRFLKKHPDIFNQYVKTLELLGLNPFHNSLRLHKLEGGLNGLYSVSINIQYRITVEFLIKDDSIIPVDVGTHDDVY
- a CDS encoding type II toxin-antitoxin system Phd/YefM family antitoxin, which codes for MLSITANELKTKGASILDNETVITVRGKRKFVVIDFDYYQYLRECELSRAIEDTKKDIENGRFIKESVKNHLKKLRNGL
- a CDS encoding type II toxin-antitoxin system PemK/MazF family toxin, whose amino-acid sequence is MEISQYDVCLVNLDPTIGHEMKKTRPCLVISPNEMNDNIRTVIITPMTTKSHDYPTRIKLSFEGKTVWIVLDQIRTIDKQRLVKKLGRISEDVILSVKTSIREMLVE
- a CDS encoding AbrB/MazE/SpoVT family DNA-binding domain-containing protein is translated as MKLNIITIGNSKGIRIPSAILKQCNIEKELDLEVKDNEIILKPAKNKPRDGWDNAFKLMRRRNDDALIIDDALDLDGEENWEWK
- a CDS encoding glycosyltransferase family 1 protein yields the protein MNILHVISSRGWGGAENSAVYLAKTQIEKGNSAFFFIHSFNDKLINILKTNGVNFYSAFNPERKNIYALNKIIKICRENKIDIIHTHLGTGSYLGVLAGNFLKIPVVSTINIFSGYHYYALADALCFDSNAVKDYHMKYFSTPEYLEYKPNLIESAVNKIFKLSYKTVNNLEELKNKSHVVYERIDESHFINYKDRLNEFDNYFNIGMTGRIDEQKGQIYFIEAAELLIKEYRNNSNVKSKVKPLMFHIVGSGKTENNLKRITKNKGIAENFRFWGYQKDVRKFVNTFDVCVSCSLNEPFGINNLEYMFMKKPCIAASSGGIPEVFGDTNILITPKDPFKLKEAIKIYIENENYKNEQASKGFERAKKVFSSDISYKKIMDVYGEVLDNQKSKFAYR
- a CDS encoding glycosyltransferase family 2 protein, with the translated sequence MKLSVIIPCYNEVKTIEEIITAVKNSPYENKEIVIVDDCSTDGTRELLKNGLEKQVDKVIYHEVNSGKGAAIRTGIAEGDMVIIQDADLEYDPKEYPSLVEPILKGKADVVFGSRFITTETRRILYFWHRVGNGILTLLSNIFTNLNLSDMETCYKVFKSDIIKNIKIEENRFGFEPEITAKIAKIKGVRIYEVGISYYGRTYDEGKKIGLKDGFRALYCIIKYNVFRK
- a CDS encoding glycosyltransferase, which encodes MKLSGFTYIRNGSSLHYPFIESIKSLLPIVDEYVVLVCDSTDDTKELIENISDPKIKIYDSDWNDAEKLKGEIHSHKTNESLKHITGDFGFYLQGDELIHEKDYDGILKFLEENKDDASIKGFVFNYMHFFGGFFSYPKKEYMEKIFYYDKETRIIRNDKTVLSSGDATGFAEISGKAVSLENGNALKMPEDIKIYHYGKALKPEYNYKKELNTLNINESKLTRKLKTWAFNFSPKVDKYIFNDFNFLEFVDKENLQFHPEPIRYLAAQQDWDVKDFINYKRKPNAIRRFFKITVYRIINEIYSGIKKIK
- a CDS encoding glycosyltransferase family 1 protein → MKIFFDARLINYAGLGRYERELIAELLKLNPDITFYVIGEKDKITSYINDFKLNPKNFVVIDLKIKKYTFSEQFKLINIIRNMELEKKVDIFLFPHFNVPFLYIPKNSAVIVHDLTFFHFPRYFGRIKTMLAKLVLKNVLIKAKKIITVSNFVKNDIINMFGSESGKHKNSKLDKNILQDKITVVYSGYSPKFKPASENKIKEFKIKNNLDLFILYCGNRKKHKNIINLIKAFREVKKEFADLKLILIGKRFEKPNKQDFIDEFINKNGVKDVISVEYASDDDLNLYYSASSAFVFISLSEGFGFAPLEALASGTKLILADNSALPEIFGNSAVYVNPYDINDIAGAIKKILKLSPNNKEKQEQETEDKYKSARETILNSYPNDLWAKNILKVLNNIKPNS